The sequence CTGCACGTTTTCCGATCTCGATCGACCCGGTCTCATAATCCATACCCACTGCTTTAGCAGGATTGAGCGTGACCATTTTCACAGCATCAGGCAGGGTCAGGATCCCCTGCTTCCACAAAATAAAGGGAGAGCAGAGCATGGATGCCGGATTGTAATCCGAGCACAGGACATCGACCAGACCGGCAGTTACTGCCTGGATGGAACTGAGATTGCCCGATGTTGACCTGCCAAGCACAACATTCGGGGCGCCCATACAGATGGTCATGCCGAGTTCACGGCTCCTGTTTGCCGCATCAAGTGTTACAGGGAACTCAGAAATACGTGCACCGATACTGTGCACTAGTTCCACCTTCTGCGAACTATCGTCATCATGCGATGCAATCGATATCCCTTTTGCCAGTGCTTTTCGGGCAACCTCCTGCATGTTTTGTACCCTTGCGTTTGCATAACCTGATTTTTTCCTGATTATTCCATCGATTTCAGCATCGTTTAACCCGTATATCCTTTTATGGTACTTCCTGTATTGTTCCGGATCTAAAAACTGTCCTTGTCCCGGGGTATGATCCATCAATGATACAAGTTTGACGAGCGGACTTTCAATCACCTCAAGTACATCCTCAAGATCAGTGCTGATCTCGCACCTGACATGTAAAAAATGATTCGTCTGGAGCAGGTGCCTGTAGTGTGCTATCGTTTTTGCGATCTCTTTTGAAAGACCCACGTGACGTCCCTTTAATTCATCCTCAAAATATGCGATCGCATGTAATTTAGTTGTAATGCCGCGTACTGCGTTGCTTCTGTCGAGCTGCACCAGCGCAAAATCTGTAGGAAATCGTGATGAGGGTCGTGGTGAGATGGCAGTTTCCATATCATCACCGTGAATATCAATTATACCGGGCATCACATACCCCCCATTTGCATCGATCACATTGCCGTATGTATCTGGTAAATTATCAAGGATAAATATGATCTTACCGTCTTCTATCCCCACACATCCCTTTTCGATAACACCATCCGGTGTTATTATCTGTCCGTTTATTATGACAAGTTTCATATCACTCACTCAAGCCCCACATCAATCACCTGTACCACTACCAGGGATATCCCCTGGTGTTTTGGTTCCAACCATCCGGTTGTTCTTCATAACAATAACCCGATCAGCCACCTCCCGTACCACAGACAGGTCATGGAATATGCCTATCATAGTAGTCTTGCCCTTTACCTCCCTGAGCATATTGACCACAACCGCGGTTGATTCCGGGTCAAGCGCAGATGTGGGCTCATCCAGCAGCAGCAAGTTCGCAGATGCAATCAGTGCTCTTGCGATATTCACACGCTGCCGTTCACCTCCGCTGAAAGTGGAGGGATATGCATCCCACAGATCCTTAGGGAGACGAAGACGTGCAAGATAGGTTGATGCAACATCTCTTGCATCCCCTACATCCATCCCGCGCGCCAGCAGTGGTTCTGCGATCACATCCAGGGCAGTGACCCTTGGAATAGCATACAGCAACTGGGATACATAACCGATCTCAGATCTTCGCAGCGCCAGGATCGTATGATCCGGTGCTGCAATCAGGTCGGTAGGGGTGCGTTCCAGACCCAGGCGGTACAGGATCGATCCGCTGTCAGGGATGTATGTCCTATATATGCATTTCAGAAGTGAGGATTTGCCAGAGCCGCTGCCTCCGATTATTGCCAGGAACTCACCGCGCTTCACATTAAAACTTACATCCTCAAATCCCATTATCTGTTTTCCACCGGATACGTGTACGGTAAATGTCTTGTTCAAATTACAGATCTCCAGATGGTCATTCCCTGACTGTTTATCCTTTGACTGTTTATCCTTTGACTGTTCATCCTCTAACCGATTATTCTCCAAATTGTTATTCATTAGTTGATCATTCTCCAAATGGTCACCTTCATAGAACCGAATTTACCAGCAGCTGGGTGTATTCGTGCTGTGGATCCTCCAGTATCTGGTCAGTAAGTCCCGCCTCCACGATACGCCCGTTCTTCAATACGATCGTACGCTCTGCCA is a genomic window of ANME-2 cluster archaeon containing:
- a CDS encoding ATP-binding cassette domain-containing protein, translated to MNNNLENNRLEDEQSKDKQSKDKQSGNDHLEICNLNKTFTVHVSGGKQIMGFEDVSFNVKRGEFLAIIGGSGSGKSSLLKCIYRTYIPDSGSILYRLGLERTPTDLIAAPDHTILALRRSEIGYVSQLLYAIPRVTALDVIAEPLLARGMDVGDARDVASTYLARLRLPKDLWDAYPSTFSGGERQRVNIARALIASANLLLLDEPTSALDPESTAVVVNMLREVKGKTTMIGIFHDLSVVREVADRVIVMKNNRMVGTKTPGDIPGSGTGD
- the phnM gene encoding phosphonate metabolism protein PhnM, which translates into the protein MKLVIINGQIITPDGVIEKGCVGIEDGKIIFILDNLPDTYGNVIDANGGYVMPGIIDIHGDDMETAISPRPSSRFPTDFALVQLDRSNAVRGITTKLHAIAYFEDELKGRHVGLSKEIAKTIAHYRHLLQTNHFLHVRCEISTDLEDVLEVIESPLVKLVSLMDHTPGQGQFLDPEQYRKYHKRIYGLNDAEIDGIIRKKSGYANARVQNMQEVARKALAKGISIASHDDDSSQKVELVHSIGARISEFPVTLDAANRSRELGMTICMGAPNVVLGRSTSGNLSSIQAVTAGLVDVLCSDYNPASMLCSPFILWKQGILTLPDAVKMVTLNPAKAVGMDYETGSIEIGKRADILVVNEQMGIPVVARTIVSGEVVYAAGGAV